The Pseudophaeobacter arcticus DSM 23566 genome includes a region encoding these proteins:
- the argJ gene encoding bifunctional glutamate N-acetyltransferase/amino-acid acetyltransferase ArgJ: MGDSLPRSPLAPAAFPQLPVIKGLRLCAGAAGVKYQGRDDVMLAVMDPGTTVAGTFTRSKTRSAPVRDCQAKLGGDSSAGAAILVNSGNSNAFTGHYGQTSVAEICAAVADITGLPEARIFTASTGVIGEPLPHDRIIAQIKDLNAGLDETALEAAAKAIMTTDTFAKGASAEVIIGGETVSIAGIAKGSGMIAPDMATMLVYIFTDAQLPQDALQTELSRLCDRSFNCITVDSDTSTSDSLMLCATGASGVDVTDSAEFSQALEAVMLDLAHQVVRDGEGATKFVEIQITGAVSDAEAKIHGLSIANSPLVKTAIAGEDPNWGRVVMAIGKSGAEADRDLLSISFGDVLVAEKGWVSPDYREEDGAAQMTRDEITIKVDLGLGSGTCTVWTCDLTHQYITINADYRS; this comes from the coding sequence ATGGGTGATAGTCTTCCCCGCTCGCCTTTGGCGCCCGCCGCTTTTCCGCAACTGCCGGTGATTAAGGGCCTGCGCCTTTGCGCTGGTGCCGCCGGCGTGAAATACCAGGGCCGCGACGATGTGATGCTGGCCGTGATGGATCCCGGCACCACGGTTGCCGGCACCTTCACCCGCTCCAAAACCCGCTCGGCGCCGGTGCGCGATTGTCAGGCGAAACTGGGTGGTGACAGCTCTGCTGGCGCCGCCATTCTGGTGAACTCCGGCAATTCCAACGCCTTTACCGGTCACTACGGCCAGACCTCGGTTGCAGAGATCTGTGCCGCTGTTGCGGATATCACCGGCCTGCCCGAAGCGCGTATCTTTACCGCCTCAACCGGTGTCATTGGCGAGCCCCTGCCGCATGATCGTATCATTGCCCAGATCAAAGACCTGAACGCAGGCCTGGACGAGACCGCGCTGGAAGCCGCCGCCAAGGCGATCATGACCACCGACACCTTTGCCAAGGGCGCTTCGGCAGAGGTGATCATCGGCGGTGAAACCGTGTCGATTGCCGGTATTGCCAAAGGCTCCGGCATGATCGCGCCGGATATGGCCACCATGCTGGTCTATATCTTTACCGATGCGCAGCTGCCCCAGGATGCCCTGCAGACCGAGCTCAGCCGTCTTTGTGATCGCAGTTTCAACTGCATCACTGTGGACAGTGACACCTCCACCTCGGACAGTCTGATGCTCTGTGCCACCGGCGCCTCTGGGGTTGATGTCACGGACAGTGCGGAATTCTCGCAGGCGCTGGAAGCGGTGATGCTGGACCTGGCGCATCAGGTGGTGCGCGACGGAGAAGGCGCGACAAAATTTGTCGAGATCCAGATCACTGGCGCGGTATCGGATGCCGAAGCAAAGATCCACGGGCTGTCCATTGCCAACTCGCCGCTGGTGAAAACCGCAATTGCCGGCGAAGATCCCAACTGGGGCCGGGTGGTTATGGCCATCGGGAAATCCGGGGCCGAAGCTGACAGGGACCTGCTGTCGATCTCCTTTGGCGATGTTTTGGTGGCCGAAAAGGGCTGGGTCTCGCCCGATTACCGCGAGGAAGACGGCGCCGCGCAGATGACCCGTGATGAGATCACCATCAAGGTGGACCTGGGCCTGGGAAGCGGCACCTGCACGGTCTGGACCTGCGATCTGACCCATCAGTACATCACCATCAATGCGGATTACCGATCATGA
- the mutT gene encoding 8-oxo-dGTP diphosphatase MutT, producing the protein MKTVLVSAVALIDVEGRVLLAQRPEGKSMAGLWEFPGGKIETGETPEAALIRELQEELGIDTWSSCLAPLTFASHSYDTFHLLMPLFACRKWEGIPQAREGQTLKWVRPQDLRSYPMPAADIPLIPILRDWL; encoded by the coding sequence ATGAAAACCGTTCTGGTTTCCGCTGTCGCGCTGATTGATGTCGAGGGGCGTGTACTGCTGGCACAGCGCCCCGAAGGCAAATCCATGGCCGGTCTGTGGGAGTTTCCCGGCGGCAAGATCGAAACCGGTGAGACCCCCGAAGCGGCCCTGATACGCGAATTGCAAGAAGAGCTGGGCATTGACACCTGGTCTTCCTGCCTGGCGCCGCTGACCTTTGCCAGCCATAGCTATGATACGTTTCATCTGCTGATGCCGCTGTTTGCCTGTCGCAAGTGGGAGGGCATTCCACAGGCCCGCGAAGGGCAAACCTTAAAATGGGTCCGCCCGCAGGACCTGCGCAGCTACCCCATGCCGGCCGCAGATATTCCGCTGATCCCCATTTTGCGCGACTGGCTTTAG